The Mauremys mutica isolate MM-2020 ecotype Southern chromosome 1, ASM2049712v1, whole genome shotgun sequence genome has a segment encoding these proteins:
- the TM7SF3 gene encoding transmembrane 7 superfamily member 3 isoform X1, whose product MWLPRFFPSALLVLGLVCRREALVSSSAGLLELSLDKFRNVLLNKTISVEAVIRNIASNVTVVIFQVHSHQKNVTISFDKNSSANSSGTGVDKGLVSILRPQQSVCTWYLQSPDASQVLSTAVSFAYSERDPIPGGCNLEFNLEVDPNIYLEYNLIDTRIKFAPANLGYARGANPPTCDSGTGQNSRWRLRYDIYQYFLPENDLSETALLNHLRKMSDVQSVRANGIRLVSLTTDEKTNVHFSSLPGQGVIYNVIVWDPLWNTSAAYVPVHTYACSLTALVDNCFSLRRLSTKIFFTTFAVLGLFICFFGHRFWKTDLFYMGFIVTGFIFFVLFARITSLSYDVCLILTAVAGLVGGLLLVAYWWRFGFVLLCMLIVGLVLGFFFSSVIFFTPLGDYKVFRDDAVFWVTFSCIALMVPIVFVGCPRILNILACGIIGSYSVILAIACYLYTSLAYITLDLLRRILNDDFSQAYTNVPFQTNDFIILAVWGMLAVGGIMVQLRRERREVPFPPHPYRIWKRERERRITNILDPSHHIPPLRERIHNKLSQIKEFFRKEQPAGERTPLLL is encoded by the exons GTCTTCTTGAACTCTCTTTGGACAAGTTCAGAAATGTGCTACTTAACAAGACCATCTCAGTGGAAGCTGTAATAAGGAATATTGCAAGCAACGTGACTGTCGTTATTTTTCAAGTACATTCCCACCAAAAAAATGTAACCATCTCTTTTGATAAG AATTCCTCTGCAAATAGCTCAGGAACTGGAGTAGACAAAGGGTTAGTTTCCATCCTTCGGCCTCAGCAGAGTGTGTGTACATGGTACCTGCAGTCTCCGGATGCCAGCCAAGTGTTGAGCACAGCTGTTTCTTTCGCTTATTCTGAGAGAG aTCCTATCCCTGGAGGCTGCAATCTGGAATTTAACTTGGAAGTTGATCCCAATATTTATTTAGAGTATAATTTAATTGACACACGCATCAAGTTTGCCCCTGCAAACTTGGGATATGCCAG AGGTGCCAACCCACCCACGTGTGATTCAGGGACAGGCCAGAACTCTAGATGGCGACTGCGCTATGACATCTATCAGTATTTCTTACCAGAGAATGATCTCTCGGAAACTGCACTCCTGAACCACCTGCGAAAGATGTCTGATGTGCAGAGTGTCCGAGCTAATGGCATTAGA CTGGTTTCCTTAACAACTGATGAAAAGACCAATGTACACTTCTCCTCACTCCCTGGACAAGGAGTGATCTATAATGTCATTGTGTGGGATCCACTTTGGAATACCTCTGCTGCATATGTACCTGTTCATACCTATGCCTGTAGCCTCACTGCCCTCGTGGAtaattgtttctctctca GAAGACTCTCCACCAAAATATTCTTCACCACTTTTGCTGTTCTTGGTCTCTTTATTTGCTTCTTTGGTCACAGGTTCTGGAAAACAG atTTGTTCTACATGGGCTTCATCGTCACAGGATTCATTTTCTTTGTGTTATTTGCTAGAATAACCTCCCTTAGCTATGATG TTTGTCTGATTCTGACAGCAGTAGCTGGACTTGTTGGAGGGCTTCTCTTGGTTGCTTATTGGTGGAGATTTGGCTTTGTCCTTCTCTGTATGTTGATTGTTGGACTTGTGCTGGGATTCTTCTTCTCATCAGTGATCTTCTTCACTCCACTAG GAGACTACAAGGTTTTTCGTGATGATGCTGTGTTTTGGGTGACCTTTTCCTGCATAGCATTGATGGTGCCAATAGTCTTTGTTGGCTGTCCAAGAATT CTGAACATATTGGCCTGTGGCATAATAGGCTCTTATTCAGTCATCTTAGCTATTGCTTGTTACCTGTACACAAGCCTCGCTTACATCACATTGGACCTACTCAGGAGGATTCTGAATGATGATTTCAGCCAAGCTTACACCAACGTGCCCTTCCAAACAAATG ATTTCATCATCTTGGCAGTATGGGGGATGCTGGCAGTCGGTGGAATAATGGTGCAGCTTCGCCGAGAGAGACGTGAGGTACCCTTCCCACCACACCCTTATCGTATCTGGAAGCGAGAAAGGGAGCGCAGGATTACTAACATCCTGGATCCTAGCCACCACATCCCTCCTCTGAGAGAGAGGATCCATAATAAACTATCGCAGATCAAGGAGTTCTTCCGAAAAGAGCAGCCAGCTGGGGAAAGAACTCCATTGCTTCTGTAA
- the TM7SF3 gene encoding transmembrane 7 superfamily member 3 isoform X2 yields the protein MTSLNGLLELSLDKFRNVLLNKTISVEAVIRNIASNVTVVIFQVHSHQKNVTISFDKNSSANSSGTGVDKGLVSILRPQQSVCTWYLQSPDASQVLSTAVSFAYSERDPIPGGCNLEFNLEVDPNIYLEYNLIDTRIKFAPANLGYARGANPPTCDSGTGQNSRWRLRYDIYQYFLPENDLSETALLNHLRKMSDVQSVRANGIRLVSLTTDEKTNVHFSSLPGQGVIYNVIVWDPLWNTSAAYVPVHTYACSLTALVDNCFSLRRLSTKIFFTTFAVLGLFICFFGHRFWKTDLFYMGFIVTGFIFFVLFARITSLSYDVCLILTAVAGLVGGLLLVAYWWRFGFVLLCMLIVGLVLGFFFSSVIFFTPLGDYKVFRDDAVFWVTFSCIALMVPIVFVGCPRILNILACGIIGSYSVILAIACYLYTSLAYITLDLLRRILNDDFSQAYTNVPFQTNDFIILAVWGMLAVGGIMVQLRRERREVPFPPHPYRIWKRERERRITNILDPSHHIPPLRERIHNKLSQIKEFFRKEQPAGERTPLLL from the exons GTCTTCTTGAACTCTCTTTGGACAAGTTCAGAAATGTGCTACTTAACAAGACCATCTCAGTGGAAGCTGTAATAAGGAATATTGCAAGCAACGTGACTGTCGTTATTTTTCAAGTACATTCCCACCAAAAAAATGTAACCATCTCTTTTGATAAG AATTCCTCTGCAAATAGCTCAGGAACTGGAGTAGACAAAGGGTTAGTTTCCATCCTTCGGCCTCAGCAGAGTGTGTGTACATGGTACCTGCAGTCTCCGGATGCCAGCCAAGTGTTGAGCACAGCTGTTTCTTTCGCTTATTCTGAGAGAG aTCCTATCCCTGGAGGCTGCAATCTGGAATTTAACTTGGAAGTTGATCCCAATATTTATTTAGAGTATAATTTAATTGACACACGCATCAAGTTTGCCCCTGCAAACTTGGGATATGCCAG AGGTGCCAACCCACCCACGTGTGATTCAGGGACAGGCCAGAACTCTAGATGGCGACTGCGCTATGACATCTATCAGTATTTCTTACCAGAGAATGATCTCTCGGAAACTGCACTCCTGAACCACCTGCGAAAGATGTCTGATGTGCAGAGTGTCCGAGCTAATGGCATTAGA CTGGTTTCCTTAACAACTGATGAAAAGACCAATGTACACTTCTCCTCACTCCCTGGACAAGGAGTGATCTATAATGTCATTGTGTGGGATCCACTTTGGAATACCTCTGCTGCATATGTACCTGTTCATACCTATGCCTGTAGCCTCACTGCCCTCGTGGAtaattgtttctctctca GAAGACTCTCCACCAAAATATTCTTCACCACTTTTGCTGTTCTTGGTCTCTTTATTTGCTTCTTTGGTCACAGGTTCTGGAAAACAG atTTGTTCTACATGGGCTTCATCGTCACAGGATTCATTTTCTTTGTGTTATTTGCTAGAATAACCTCCCTTAGCTATGATG TTTGTCTGATTCTGACAGCAGTAGCTGGACTTGTTGGAGGGCTTCTCTTGGTTGCTTATTGGTGGAGATTTGGCTTTGTCCTTCTCTGTATGTTGATTGTTGGACTTGTGCTGGGATTCTTCTTCTCATCAGTGATCTTCTTCACTCCACTAG GAGACTACAAGGTTTTTCGTGATGATGCTGTGTTTTGGGTGACCTTTTCCTGCATAGCATTGATGGTGCCAATAGTCTTTGTTGGCTGTCCAAGAATT CTGAACATATTGGCCTGTGGCATAATAGGCTCTTATTCAGTCATCTTAGCTATTGCTTGTTACCTGTACACAAGCCTCGCTTACATCACATTGGACCTACTCAGGAGGATTCTGAATGATGATTTCAGCCAAGCTTACACCAACGTGCCCTTCCAAACAAATG ATTTCATCATCTTGGCAGTATGGGGGATGCTGGCAGTCGGTGGAATAATGGTGCAGCTTCGCCGAGAGAGACGTGAGGTACCCTTCCCACCACACCCTTATCGTATCTGGAAGCGAGAAAGGGAGCGCAGGATTACTAACATCCTGGATCCTAGCCACCACATCCCTCCTCTGAGAGAGAGGATCCATAATAAACTATCGCAGATCAAGGAGTTCTTCCGAAAAGAGCAGCCAGCTGGGGAAAGAACTCCATTGCTTCTGTAA